In Ostrea edulis chromosome 6, xbOstEdul1.1, whole genome shotgun sequence, a single window of DNA contains:
- the LOC125683495 gene encoding glycine N-acyltransferase-like protein 3: MVIFADIFTCLYVVFSGCTPSVTDGLIRLRASSVRRVSTDAYMLTLPSKNIKSPPLPDGFIVTSVKEHHLDTMVEEWQHSGVFDDTKKWIAEVTRHSPSVCIENKQGDPVAWAIQHEYGCIGMLQVVPKYQRAKLGSVVTMLMAQKIHNKGDYLYSSVAVDNHVSLAFHEKNSFEYLSGIMTAYVNYEFPKARQTI, from the exons ATGGTCATCTTTGCAGACATATTCACatgtctctatgttgttttttcaGGTTGTACCCCCAGTGTAACCGATGGCTTAATCCGTTTACGTGCTTCTTCCGTTCGACGTGTTTCTACGGACGCCTACATGCTGACTCTGCCCAGTAAAAACATTAAATCACC ACCACTCCCAGATGGGTTCATAGTAACTAGTGTAAAGGAGCATCACCTAGACACAATGGTGGAAGAGTGGCAGCATTCTGGAGTGTTCGATGATACTAAGAAATGGATAGCCGAGGTAACCCGACATTCCCCAAGTGTCTGTATAGAGAACAAACAGGGAGACCCCGTGGCCTGGGCTATACAACACGAATATGGATGCATTGGAATGTTACAAGTAGTTCCTAAGTATCAGAGAGCCAAATTAGGAAGTGTTGTGACAATGTTAATGGCACAAAAAATACACAACAAGGGAGACTACTTATATTCTTCTGTTGCCGTTGATAATCACGTTTCGCTTGCCTTCCATGAAAAGAACAGTTTTGAATATTTGTCAGGTATTATGACAGCCTATGTAAACTATGAATTTCCCAAAGCACGTCAGACTATATAA
- the LOC130046857 gene encoding uncharacterized protein LOC130046857, producing the protein MSQKLISQSYGDLEETLKKELPFSIQAYFPVKLLRKGLVTKRIVWVDNWPEFKTVVVSDDKKKNVSAQRAYCYCRNDTDCISILDSMLRHISETLSNSLFLYGKSYIYTICIS; encoded by the exons ATGTCGCAAAAACTAATCTCTCAATCTTATGGAGATTTGGAAGAAACTTTAAAAAAGGAGTTACCATTTTCCATTCAA gCTTATTTTCCCGTTAAGCTGTTGAGGAAAGGATTGGTAACAAAGAGAATTGTATGGGTGGACAACTGGCCCGAATTCAAAACGGTGGTAGTTTCAGACGACAAG aaaaaGAACGTTTCCGCACAGCGAGCGTATTGTTACTGCAGAAATGACACAGACTGCATCTCCATTCTTGACTCTATGCTACGACACATATCAGAAACTCTTTCCAACTCTCTTTTCCTCTATGGTAAGAGTTACATATACACCATTTGCATTTCTTAA